In Trichoplusia ni isolate ovarian cell line Hi5 chromosome 13, tn1, whole genome shotgun sequence, the genomic window aaattcatCAAGTATCAAGTCCGCTTATAGTGTGTCTATAATTCCAGAAACCTTGTAAAGTCAAGGATCGCGTTTCAGAACTAAAGGATTGTATTCTATTGAACTTATAAGcacatatattaaaatgtatattttagatAACTAACATTTAATATGACTGTATTCCTTAGTAAGTGCTGCgagttgagatttttttttaattcttgctACTTCGGTTTCCCTTTTTAGTGCCTGTCATGTAGTTTAGTGTTAAATAATGGAACCCATTTAGTATGTAACCCAacattaattgattaaattacagtgaatacgaggcaaaaatacgtttctaagtttttttacttttataccctgtcatcatcatcatcatttcaatttaaatgagttttcttaaaaataaacatttcctgAATAATTCTTGGCAAGTCACGTTAGTCACGTACCGttccaaatattttatcaaaattctatACATTACATGTACAAACTTTCGTCCATATATTAGACGcaatataattcaatttctgATACGACGAGCCAGAGGTCGGGTCAGATAAGTTCATTCTGACACTATCGAAACTGACAAACAAATGTTTCGACATACTTATAGACGAAAATGTTCAAaacatgtgttttgttttacgtaatattaaagaaaaaaaataatagcgtCATTGGTCcctaaaaaagtatttgttgatagtataaaattatttcttccATGAAGAGTactcattttctattttatttacgttttaaatattatgaagtaaTTTATTCACATTCGCGCAACACGTTCGGTCGTCTGTTGTTTTTCGCACATTCAGCAACTTGGGGCTTATCGTTAAGGAAAACAAGTGAAATACATATGCACTAAACATAACTATTGAAAAAATTCACTTATTTTTAgcacgtaaattatttttttactagagCTTTGTTAAAGTGCTATTAAAATAGACTGaagaatatgaaataaattgaagttCAGTTGcagataaagatttttttttggactgTATAAGAAATCATTTATCttccattttttgtaaaaacttgccagacattattttaagtaacaatTGAAATCATTTCCAACCCTACCTGCAAGGCAAACctcaaagtattttaaacatataaaaaaaaaactaagtatcaAGAATGCTCAGTCGTACTACATGTCCATACAAGATATTCGTACACACACAGAATGGGCACCGACCGGGCAGTTATCACCAGTAGCAATAGAAGTACGGTTCACTTAAATAATAGTGcgataacaataattaaaattaatatatatatttacgtaACTTAGGTAATTAATTGTGTAAGTGTGCGtggtattgtttaattattttcatatatttttttttgtaactaattgTGGTATTATACATATCTGTTATTATTAAGGCGATATTCTTAGTATTaaatcaaatctattttaaattttgaagtgATATGAATAGACAAAGTACATCTTGAAAAGAGCACTCTTGGATAAATATTGTGTCATCAAGAATCCTGCTTATTCTAATTTGCATTTACCTAAAAAGCTGCGTTATTTGTGAATATCaatcattatttcaaaaataccgCTCTACTTTACGTAGTGACCGCGAACTTCTAAATAaagatccaaattgaaaatgaaaccaTCAGCCTTTTAAGTAGCTTTAAGTCTGACTGTGGCTGGAATTGTGGAAAATAGCTTACGAAGATTGCTACACTAACGTAATTGGGCTAAAAGTAATTGATTCATGTTTGTAAACTAGTATCAAGGCTTGAAAATTTGTTTGTCAGTTTGAGTAGTTTTAGGGGGTAATGTAAGGAAGTACTAAGccgataaaaaataacaacaaaaacccTTAATAATTGTGTCTGGCTATAAGTAAATATCATCCCAAAAAAGCGAGCGAAGgcacagggccccaattctgctatctacaacggccgatgaatgaatgaaatttggcttaaaattacaatttttcactgcaggacggtatactctaggtcaatacaattaacttccaattattgtattggcaaaatgcttaagagaaaaggaataatttcaaatttaatccaattgccattcattcatcgatcattgtaaaatagcagaatcggggcccagctCTCCTACACATTTCTAAGTCAccatttaaaatactaaataatcaTGACCGacctttttaaagataaaataacgaTGAAATGGTAGTTTTTTTCCGTTGAAACAATTAGATGAACCTACTCTGAGCAGCCTCGGGTATTTCTAGAATAGATTTAATGCAATTTTCCGTTTATAAGTAATGGTTGATGATTACTTATAGAACTTTTGTTGTTtagaatgttttttaataagtagagggtattattttttattttttatttagattgtcTACGAAGGCTACCATTATTTGCTAGCTTTGTTCTTACGTTTAACGAGTAACGATCAATGCTTGTTCTTTTATCACATGCGGCCTTTAGTAAAAACCTCATGTGATTGTCAAAGTTtcgaatattataaaaatgattttttaaaccatttttattgttttttttttcagaatcaTGACGCCTAGTGGAATTCTGTTATCAGTGACAATATTGCTGTCCATAGTTTATGaatgtaagtaaaaataaaaactcgtattttttctaaatgtaaGATTTATTATGGAACGTTCTGTCAATTATTATGATGAGTCGAGATGATGTCCACTATGATCTCTACACTaagatgaaaatgataaaagtcagaaaacaaatataaatatagtagtatgtgttttttaataaaaaaaaaaatataccaaaaccAAATCTTTCGACACTACttattacgattattttttcGTTCTCCAGCGACCTGCATCCACTGTTTCTACTGCAACAGCGCGAACAACTCGGCATGCATCGATCCGTCACAGCTTGACGATGAGCTGCGCGGGCGCATCATACCGATCATAAACTGTGACATCGCCGTGCCCAGAGTCGCTGAGTACGATTTCTTTTGCAGAAAGATTGTGCAGACCAGTAAGTATTTCTAACCGATTGCATCACAGTATataatttaaggttttattgttaatctaatgaaaaaaaaaatgattcagtataattgaaaaaattgaaAGTAGGTATCTGCATTGGTGACTTAAAAGTCAGTACTGAAATCTGTACATAATGACGCTGTTtcctcgaaaaaaaaaatacaccttatcaaattatgtaacaaaaaaaaactttatctgTTCCGAACTAGATACCTAATCAAATCacttcaatgtttttatttcggtTTTTTACTCAACTTTAATTAGATCATCTATAGCTATACAgtataactattttttactgatttttaaGTCAAAGAAAGCTTTAGGATATAATCTGTTTTAtatatcttataaatatttatgtatctattttgcatattttataaactttcgtGTTAGTagagatgtttattttaattataccaactttatttaaacacacATACACCAAACATCACAGGCTTAACCTAATACAATAGTGTAGTTATGATCTTGTCTATTCCAGTCTACCACCCTCGCAAGGACTCGGAGATCCGTGTGACCCGAGGATGCGGCTGGGTGCGTCACGAGAAGCCGTGCTACCGCGCTGACAACAGCGACCACCTGGAGACCGTCTGTCAGTGCTTCACCGACCACTGTAACAGCGCTGACAACGTCAGCGCGTCCACTGCGACGGCGTTGTTTGTCGCTTTTGCAATCTGTCTTTATTACTATCGTtaatatcggaggtcgtgggtttgattctcGTCCAGGACGAATGTGTGTGTTAAGagcatttgttctgtgtctgagtgtaatttatcactttatttagaaatatataagtatatcagttgtctagtactcataatacaagctttgctcgTTTTGAGGCTAGGTGGCTttttgtgaaagttgtggagTACTTGTATTACAtgcattcataattataaagaaaataaataagatttttccACGTGTCaagcattttctttgtaattgtTTCTCTAGTTAGAAGAATTTGGATAACTGTCAAGCATGGTGGTACTGCATTTATCTACTTTTATCGTTAATTTTTTGTGGATTAAGTTCATTCCACGAGTTAACAATTTGTAATCCATTCCCTGTACTGTGATAActgaaagtttatttattgttcctGAAATCTgtgacgaataaaaaataaccttaaatagTTAAAAGAATCAAACATTGTGTATTCAAGCaattttaacattcaattaagtacctacgtaaataaagtaaacacattttacacatctcgtaaacaaaactgcatttatagattttaagtgtaacaataaaaacctcaaataaaaacaacaacacagacatatttatttaacacccTTTATAGGTCATATGGACGCGGTGAATCAACTCTGTAAACATTGATAGTTGACCACGATACGGAAATAGGGCGGCGTTATGACACGCTCCGTAATCCGTGCCGGTGGTAAAAGCCCCTGCCCGGGCCGGCGCACACGGCACCGTGTTTAcaatttacttatttagtaaaatactgCGAATACCAATATCCAGTTGGTGTTGGGTGACGTCAGTTGCAATGTAATTTGAGGAgatgaaaatagattttatttaacagaCTGTTTTTGTACAGAATTCTTGTAAGAACAAGTTTTAAATACTAGCCCGTAACCGACTGCTGGACATTAGATGACCCACCGCTGAGCATATGATCATAAGATGGTAgctataaaaactatttatttaaaaaatgtttgggAAAGTTCGAAAATCTTTACCTGCACTGACAAACCAAAACCCTCATCCACTCACTTATAAATTAACTGAATAAgcaaattttatatacatttataatacgtaaaggataattaaaaaaaaatactgaaacgctcataaataactattacaatataaatgcagGGACTGAACATTCGTAGCTGCTACGGTGCTACGTGCTACGAATGTGGTATGCTACGCTTTATAAGGTTCAGTTGCACTAAAACGCAGATAGAAGATTCtgataaatatgatattatacTATTAAAAGAGAATAATAAACGATGTTTCTTGAACCTCAGTACTTCCGAATTATTTAGAAAACGAAGACTTGTATCTCATCACATGAGTTCTTTCTTAGATTGATGTAACTTAAGACTTATTATATActtcgggtcgagtctggataaggctagcacaggaccgtagaaattg contains:
- the LOC113500086 gene encoding uncharacterized protein LOC113500086, which gives rise to MTPSGILLSVTILLSIVYESTCIHCFYCNSANNSACIDPSQLDDELRGRIIPIINCDIAVPRVAEYDFFCRKIVQTIYHPRKDSEIRVTRGCGWVRHEKPCYRADNSDHLETVCQCFTDHCNSADNVSASTATALFVAFAICLYYYR